In Zingiber officinale cultivar Zhangliang chromosome 6A, Zo_v1.1, whole genome shotgun sequence, a single genomic region encodes these proteins:
- the LOC121994234 gene encoding 3-oxoacyl-[acyl-carrier-protein] reductase FabG-like, with protein MGSRGKLEGKVVMVTGASSGIGRELCLSLARAGCRVIAAARRADHLKTLCEEIAAFRPGNPTAAVAVVLDVGAEEAVVAAAVRRAWDAFGRIDGLVNNAGIRGGWHASVDWPKEEWDEVIRTNLTGTWLVSKHVCRLMRDAKVKGSVINVSSINGLLIGSRVPGATAYDASKTAVHALTQTMALDVGGYNIRVNAIAPGLFKSKITASLMSKPWLSGVIEKIVPLRAYGMSMTDPAITMLVQYLLQDSSDYISGNVFIVDGGTTLPGVPIFSSL; from the exons ATGGGAAGCAGAGGGAAGCTGGAGGGAAAGGTGGTGATGGTCACCGGCGCCTCCTCCGGCATTGGCCGCGAACTCTGTCTCAGCCTTGCTAGAGCCGGCTGTCGCGTCATCGCGGCCGCGCGGCGGGCCGACCACCTCAAGACCCTCTGCGAGGAGATCGCTGCGTTCCGACCGGGCAACCCGACTGCCGCCGTGGCAGTAGTGCTGGACGTTGGCGCCGAGGAGGCGGTCGTCGCGGCCGCTGTGCGGAGGGCGTGGGACGCGTTCGGGCGGATCGATGGATTGGTCAATAACGCCGGAATTCGAG GAGGTTGGCATGCATCAGTAGATTGGCCAAAGGAAGAATGGGACGAAGTCATCAGAACCAATCTGACCGGTACATGGTTAGTTTCTAAACACGTGTGCAGGCTGATGCGCGACGCCAAGGTGAAAGGATCCGTCATCAACGTTTCATCCATCAACGGTCTCCTGATTGGCTCTCGTGTTCCAGGAGCGACCGCTTATGATGCTTCCAAAACAGCTGTTCATGCACTCACTCAG ACGATGGCATTGGATGTGGGCGGTTACAATATTCGGGTGAACGCGATTGCGCCTGGACTGTTCAAATCGAAGATAACAGCTTCCCTAATGTCGAAGCCAtggctgagcggagtgatagagAAAATAGTCCCATTGAGAGCGTACGGCATGAGCATGACAGATCCAGCAATAACAATGCTCGTGCAGTACCTGCTTCAGGATTCGTCCGACTACATCTCGGGCAATGTTTTCATCGTCGATGGGGGTACCACTCTCCCAGGGGTCCCAATCTTCTCCTCACTCTGA